A genome region from Myxococcales bacterium includes the following:
- a CDS encoding DUF4157 domain-containing protein has product MSDRARRPPGSDHEPEIQPATTTARSRRAGGGLTTRSIPPRPTGGLPQPAPQAAVQHRDIDPSRAVAQTSQRRSDSFTLIEGLDWDRDVIGRVPPGDPALLQAKSPGDLDPTTVQAHATAGVSGPAQALPHQSAIQAAFGHHDVRSIRAHVGGAAADASAAIGAQAYATGDAVAFHSSPDLHLAAHEAAHVVQQRAGVQLKGGVGQTGDRYEQHADAVADRVVAGRSAVDLLDQLAPHGTRQAAVPDELAPHGTGQAAVQRKGRGDAAGPPPTAALVADGASEARVHAAHAAIEVTKARIPPIMAKAESAATTSAAARANLIAVAWAMFEPLQAFAQAATETDPAVVAAVARARPDVIDALNEVARASLVIDRGERFQTGALGLFGAGGAAVSPSNAAELRSVLATLATAGRALDWRAPTSIEAADTARHDHEPCPIGASPVHPEECPYTDAKRAELRGQLVTQGIHLVDLFDRACDVQKDALEPLLKASAEARRATLDVFQSSIKVGIGLYAPGLNKVVGLVIDQAIGQAKAALAKVALDPSPAAKTITMLKRLVSELRAQMRELDRVAMSVADEQLTLLIDGLRSISEDTVKARVKDFVDRYRAQIEPIGSPLEHRDSAYQMRPERGEGIGARIRINGKPRAALVNHIVEHNPIARISGGKPNRRETFRFVRWLDDDMATMAGPLEDLDATQVTGLPLADLMRLETP; this is encoded by the coding sequence ATGAGTGATCGTGCACGACGTCCGCCAGGCAGTGACCACGAGCCCGAGATTCAACCAGCCACGACGACCGCGCGCTCGCGGCGCGCTGGTGGAGGTCTGACGACGCGGTCAATTCCGCCGCGACCCACCGGAGGTCTCCCGCAGCCGGCGCCGCAGGCCGCGGTCCAGCATCGAGACATCGACCCGAGCCGCGCGGTGGCGCAGACGAGCCAGCGGCGCAGCGATTCATTCACGCTCATCGAGGGCCTCGACTGGGACCGCGATGTCATCGGCCGCGTCCCGCCTGGGGATCCTGCGCTGCTCCAGGCCAAGAGCCCCGGCGATCTCGACCCAACGACGGTGCAGGCGCACGCCACGGCCGGCGTGTCGGGTCCTGCTCAGGCGCTGCCGCACCAGTCCGCCATCCAGGCGGCCTTCGGTCACCACGACGTCCGCAGCATCCGCGCGCACGTCGGGGGCGCGGCGGCAGACGCCAGCGCCGCCATCGGCGCCCAGGCGTACGCGACCGGCGACGCGGTCGCGTTCCACTCGTCGCCGGACCTGCACCTCGCCGCCCACGAGGCCGCGCACGTCGTGCAGCAGCGAGCCGGCGTCCAGCTCAAGGGTGGCGTCGGCCAGACCGGCGACCGCTACGAGCAGCACGCCGACGCCGTCGCCGATCGCGTGGTCGCCGGGCGCTCCGCGGTGGACCTGCTCGACCAGCTCGCGCCACACGGCACGCGCCAGGCCGCGGTCCCCGATGAGCTCGCGCCACACGGCACCGGCCAGGCAGCGGTCCAGCGCAAGGGCCGCGGAGATGCGGCCGGCCCGCCCCCGACCGCCGCGCTCGTCGCCGACGGCGCCAGCGAAGCGCGAGTCCACGCCGCGCACGCCGCCATCGAGGTCACCAAGGCTCGGATCCCGCCGATCATGGCCAAGGCCGAGTCCGCCGCGACCACCAGCGCCGCCGCCCGCGCCAACCTGATCGCCGTCGCCTGGGCCATGTTCGAGCCGCTCCAGGCGTTCGCCCAGGCGGCCACCGAGACCGACCCCGCCGTGGTCGCCGCGGTCGCGCGCGCCCGGCCCGACGTCATCGACGCGCTCAACGAGGTCGCGCGCGCTTCGCTCGTCATCGATCGCGGCGAGCGCTTCCAGACCGGCGCCCTCGGCCTGTTCGGCGCCGGCGGCGCGGCGGTCAGCCCCAGCAACGCAGCCGAACTGCGGTCGGTGCTGGCCACCCTCGCCACCGCAGGCCGCGCTCTCGACTGGCGCGCGCCCACGAGCATCGAGGCAGCGGACACCGCCCGCCACGACCACGAGCCCTGTCCCATCGGCGCCTCGCCTGTACACCCCGAGGAGTGCCCGTACACCGACGCCAAGCGCGCGGAGCTACGCGGTCAGCTGGTCACTCAGGGCATTCACCTCGTCGACCTCTTCGACAGGGCGTGTGACGTCCAGAAAGACGCGCTCGAGCCGCTGCTCAAGGCCAGCGCCGAGGCCCGCAGGGCGACGCTCGACGTATTCCAATCGTCCATCAAGGTCGGCATCGGCCTGTACGCCCCCGGGCTCAACAAGGTCGTCGGGCTTGTGATCGACCAGGCCATCGGCCAGGCCAAGGCGGCGCTCGCCAAGGTCGCCCTCGACCCGTCGCCCGCCGCCAAGACCATCACGATGCTCAAGCGCCTGGTCTCGGAGCTCCGGGCGCAGATGCGCGAGCTGGACCGGGTCGCCATGTCGGTCGCCGACGAGCAGCTCACCCTGCTCATCGACGGCTTGCGCAGCATCTCCGAGGACACTGTCAAGGCGCGCGTCAAGGACTTCGTCGACCGCTACCGCGCCCAGATCGAGCCCATCGGCAGCCCCCTCGAGCACCGCGACAGCGCGTACCAGATGAGGCCCGAGCGCGGCGAAGGCATCGGCGCCCGCATCCGCATCAACGGCAAGCCCCGCGCCGCCCTCGTGAACCACATCGTCGAGCACAACCCCATCGCCCGGATCTCCGGCGGCAAGCCCAACCGGCGCGAGACCTTCCGCTTCGTCCGCTGGCTCGACGACGACATGGCCACCATGGCCGGCCCCCTCGAAGACCTCGACGCCACCCAGGTCACCGGCCTCCCCCTCGCCGACCTCATGCGCCTGGAGACGCCATGA
- a CDS encoding MBL fold metallo-hydrolase, with protein sequence MALIGELGVVLAGDGEPALMLIVAEREISVWVCSSDGTFTQVSRPGWCLSVPSYVDNDLAAVRAAPNGGGAATVVLYRGDEIDILGRQGEWTQVGLGVGRSGWVRRLKVRSTGLLELAFIDVGQGDACLITTPERRKVLIDGGENQLAARYLARRFGGGTVVFDAIVVTHGDADHFSGLSRLVEAANEPRPEKRIRIETDRVFHNGLVKRPASILSSSAWGHR encoded by the coding sequence ATGGCGCTCATCGGCGAGCTCGGCGTAGTACTCGCGGGCGACGGCGAGCCGGCGCTGATGTTGATCGTCGCCGAGAGGGAGATCTCGGTCTGGGTCTGCTCGTCAGACGGTACGTTCACCCAGGTTTCGCGGCCGGGCTGGTGTCTTAGCGTGCCGTCGTACGTCGACAACGACCTCGCCGCCGTGCGTGCGGCGCCGAACGGCGGCGGCGCGGCGACGGTCGTCTTGTATCGCGGCGACGAGATCGACATTCTGGGCCGTCAGGGCGAGTGGACGCAGGTTGGGCTCGGGGTTGGGCGCAGCGGCTGGGTGCGTCGCTTGAAGGTTCGGTCGACGGGGCTGCTCGAACTCGCGTTCATCGACGTCGGGCAGGGCGACGCGTGCCTCATCACCACGCCCGAGCGGCGCAAGGTCCTGATTGACGGCGGGGAGAACCAGCTCGCGGCGCGCTACCTGGCCAGGAGGTTTGGCGGAGGCACCGTCGTCTTCGACGCGATCGTCGTCACGCACGGCGACGCCGACCACTTCTCGGGCTTGAGCCGTTTGGTCGAGGCTGCCAACGAGCCCCGCCCGGAGAAGCGAATCCGCATCGAGACCGATCGCGTGTTCCACAACGGCCTCGTCAAGCGACCGGCATCGATCCTGAGCTCGAGCGCCTGGGGCCACCGCTGA
- a CDS encoding Mov34/MPN/PAD-1 family protein yields the protein MVLDDEVIDRMLELRAQRTPKETGGIIVGYTDHVARTIYVVDVLPPPADSVEGEASFVRGADGLTAAWKAVQTRTANIVTYLGEWHSHPRSMARRRAGTTWRSSASSA from the coding sequence GTGGTGCTCGACGACGAGGTCATCGACCGGATGCTCGAGTTGCGCGCGCAGCGCACCCCGAAGGAGACCGGGGGCATCATCGTTGGCTACACAGACCACGTCGCGCGGACGATCTACGTCGTCGACGTGCTGCCGCCGCCGGCCGACAGCGTTGAGGGCGAGGCCTCGTTCGTCCGGGGCGCCGACGGGCTTACCGCTGCGTGGAAGGCCGTCCAGACGCGGACCGCGAACATCGTTACCTACCTGGGCGAGTGGCACTCCCACCCCCGGAGCATGGCGCGTCGCCGAGCTGGGACGACATGGCGCTCATCGGCGAGCTCGGCGTAG
- a CDS encoding sensor histidine kinase codes for MLRLGDEKEPRTVLVEEATKMKHRVNRVRSVLDAMRAYAAPPVLTFASENLREVVEESVAIARDAHRSAPEIRLNATNEPHAVVCRSRLVQALTNLLANALEAYDGLVENSPIEVSALADEQRVVITIEDHGCGMSAERLADATVLFATSKESGTGFGLPLAVKIVESEHGGALTLESQKGTGTKVRVILLRQRPGERT; via the coding sequence GTGCTCCGTCTCGGCGACGAGAAGGAGCCGCGGACCGTGCTGGTAGAGGAAGCGACGAAGATGAAGCACCGGGTCAACCGGGTCCGCTCGGTGCTTGACGCCATGCGCGCGTACGCCGCTCCACCTGTCCTGACGTTCGCCTCGGAGAACCTGCGAGAAGTGGTCGAAGAGAGCGTGGCGATCGCCCGCGACGCGCACCGGAGCGCGCCGGAGATCCGTTTGAACGCGACCAACGAGCCGCACGCGGTCGTGTGCCGCTCGAGGCTGGTGCAGGCGCTAACGAACCTCCTGGCGAACGCGCTGGAGGCGTACGACGGGCTCGTCGAGAATTCACCCATCGAAGTGTCCGCGCTCGCCGACGAGCAACGCGTCGTGATCACGATCGAGGACCATGGCTGCGGGATGAGCGCGGAGCGGCTCGCGGATGCGACCGTGCTGTTCGCGACGAGCAAGGAGAGCGGCACGGGATTCGGACTCCCGCTCGCAGTCAAGATTGTCGAGTCCGAGCACGGTGGGGCACTCACCTTGGAGAGCCAGAAGGGCACAGGAACCAAGGTCCGAGTGATCCTGCTGAGGCAGCGACCCGGGGAGCGCACGTGA
- a CDS encoding AAA family ATPase, with protein MATSLRTNCELIKPNTPAHHAVLRLQITGGFLSGQELEFVDGLNCFIGGRGTGKTTLLEFLRYGLGLMPDPKVNAQRHRAIENLVKANLGGGRLKVQLKTKNGMRYVAERGAADAVQVVNEAGAPVQVSLDRDQIFSADVFSQNEIEDIASNPAAQLGLLDRFVENDTSDISRELEALHRQLDQATSELRRLDTEIQDLAARAGDVPILAERLKGLELSSGTDAARINAAHAGKTARDIESKVVEQLAIAAETATSGIASAVTAFQTTLQVQLDPSMRSGTNSDLLTALEADVRAFELVLSAATKSVSSGGTLRARLELHRTSITDRHGMQEADYRKFLAEIEEEGGRAAERAGLQKNHAEAIAAAKLHEAKETLRMGVAGKRNEMLDRISEFRDRRFAARKGVADRLSHQFKSIRVSISQAADSKQYRDAITKALKGLPYRGVAERLTQAFLPGELAREAMAGNVGLVSERTSFDQEKTRRVLDTLRADGTAYDIESVDLDDVPCIELLDGDTYKESPNLSTGQRCTTILPILLVQSERPLLIDQPEDNLDNAFIYDTVVKALRAVKGARQVIFVTHNPNIPVLGEAERVFVLESDGQKARLRKCGSVDECKDDIETILEGGREAFLQRKHRYGH; from the coding sequence GTGGCGACGTCGTTGCGGACGAACTGTGAGCTCATCAAACCGAACACGCCGGCGCATCACGCCGTGCTCCGGCTTCAGATCACCGGCGGATTCCTATCCGGCCAGGAGCTCGAATTCGTCGACGGGCTCAACTGCTTCATCGGAGGTCGCGGCACCGGCAAGACGACGCTCCTCGAGTTCTTGCGGTACGGGCTAGGGTTGATGCCGGACCCCAAGGTAAACGCCCAGCGCCACCGTGCGATCGAGAACCTCGTGAAGGCGAACCTCGGCGGCGGTCGGTTGAAGGTCCAGCTGAAGACCAAGAACGGGATGCGGTACGTCGCGGAGCGCGGCGCAGCCGATGCGGTTCAGGTCGTGAATGAAGCGGGGGCGCCGGTCCAGGTTTCGCTCGACCGCGATCAGATCTTCAGCGCCGACGTATTCAGTCAGAATGAGATCGAGGACATCGCGTCGAACCCGGCGGCACAGCTGGGGCTACTCGATCGTTTCGTCGAGAACGACACCTCGGATATCTCGCGCGAGCTGGAAGCGCTTCATCGCCAACTCGACCAGGCGACAAGCGAACTTCGTCGGCTCGATACCGAGATCCAGGATCTCGCAGCGCGAGCAGGGGATGTGCCGATCCTCGCGGAGCGGCTCAAGGGCCTCGAGCTATCGAGCGGCACCGACGCGGCGAGAATCAACGCCGCACATGCCGGCAAGACAGCCAGGGACATCGAGTCCAAGGTCGTCGAACAGCTGGCCATCGCCGCTGAGACGGCGACGAGCGGCATCGCATCGGCGGTGACGGCCTTCCAGACGACCCTGCAGGTACAGCTCGATCCATCGATGAGGTCGGGAACCAACAGCGATCTACTCACCGCGCTCGAGGCAGACGTCCGCGCTTTCGAACTCGTCCTCTCGGCGGCGACGAAGTCCGTCTCGAGCGGCGGAACGCTCCGGGCCCGACTCGAGCTCCACAGGACCTCGATCACCGACCGCCACGGAATGCAGGAGGCCGACTACCGCAAGTTTCTCGCGGAGATCGAAGAGGAAGGTGGACGGGCGGCTGAGCGCGCGGGCCTGCAGAAGAACCATGCTGAGGCGATCGCGGCGGCGAAGCTGCACGAAGCGAAGGAAACGCTGCGGATGGGTGTCGCCGGCAAGCGGAACGAGATGCTCGACCGGATCTCGGAGTTCCGGGATCGCCGGTTTGCCGCCCGCAAGGGCGTCGCCGATCGCCTGAGTCACCAGTTCAAGAGCATCCGTGTCTCGATCTCGCAGGCTGCGGACTCTAAGCAGTATCGCGACGCCATCACCAAAGCGCTGAAGGGGCTGCCGTACAGAGGGGTCGCGGAACGCCTGACCCAGGCATTCCTCCCCGGTGAGCTCGCGCGGGAAGCGATGGCCGGAAACGTCGGACTCGTCTCGGAACGCACGAGCTTCGATCAGGAGAAGACCCGGCGCGTGCTCGATACGCTCCGAGCCGACGGCACGGCGTACGACATCGAGTCGGTCGACCTCGATGACGTACCCTGTATCGAACTCCTCGACGGCGACACGTACAAGGAGTCGCCGAACCTCTCGACCGGCCAGCGCTGCACGACGATCCTGCCTATCCTCCTCGTGCAGAGCGAGCGTCCGTTACTGATCGACCAGCCCGAGGACAACCTCGACAACGCCTTCATCTACGACACCGTCGTGAAGGCGTTGCGCGCGGTAAAGGGAGCGCGGCAGGTCATCTTCGTGACGCACAACCCGAACATCCCGGTGCTCGGCGAGGCGGAGCGCGTCTTCGTCCTCGAGTCAGACGGCCAGAAGGCCCGCCTCCGGAAATGCGGATCGGTCGATGAGTGCAAGGACGACATCGAGACGATCTTGGAGGGCGGACGCGAAGCGTTCTTGCAGAGGAAGCACCGCTACGGGCACTGA
- a CDS encoding transposase, with protein MRLVLDEGKSVGQVARDLDLTPSALGGRVKQARADRSKGKAGLTTEERAELAALRKDLRVVKMERDILGKAFFAKENARSSRSSWRRGPAGRSR; from the coding sequence GTGCGTCTGGTCCTGGACGAGGGCAAGAGCGTGGGCCAGGTCGCGCGCGACCTCGACCTGACGCCGTCGGCGCTGGGCGGCCGGGTCAAGCAGGCCCGGGCCGATCGCAGCAAGGGCAAGGCCGGGCTCACCACCGAGGAGCGGGCCGAGCTGGCCGCGCTCCGCAAGGATCTCCGGGTCGTGAAGATGGAGCGCGACATCCTGGGCAAGGCCTTCTTCGCGAAGGAGAACGCACGAAGTTCGCGTTCATCCTGGCGGAGAGGGCCTGCTGGCCGATCGCGGTGA
- a CDS encoding TerB N-terminal domain-containing protein has translation MLIEPLTYVASGDVPSASAIVLTAPVGDSRLASPLPYWPSYGAASPAQRAVYLDWLAGVRADPAVPIGYVFIYFYGLEQRVLVDDCDHVEVRAELRRLLSVYGGDASFSATRSDCCRSWRCRGCIDSAEDELRSELSPTSG, from the coding sequence ATGTTGATCGAGCCCTTGACGTACGTTGCGTCGGGTGACGTGCCCTCCGCGAGCGCGATCGTCTTGACGGCGCCGGTCGGCGACAGTCGGCTCGCGTCGCCGCTGCCGTACTGGCCGTCGTATGGGGCGGCGAGCCCAGCGCAGCGGGCTGTCTACCTCGACTGGCTGGCAGGCGTACGGGCCGACCCGGCGGTGCCCATCGGCTACGTGTTCATCTACTTCTATGGGCTCGAGCAGCGCGTGCTGGTCGACGACTGCGACCACGTCGAAGTGCGCGCCGAGCTGCGGCGCTTGCTCAGTGTTTACGGCGGGGACGCGTCGTTCTCGGCCACGCGCAGCGACTGTTGCCGTTCATGGCGGTGCCGCGGTTGCATCGACTCAGCGGAGGACGAGCTGCGGTCCGAGTTGTCCCCAACGTCGGGATGA
- a CDS encoding TerB family tellurite resistance protein: MDTLIQRARRLEQYHVVKAGELVALGGTRPPASVSAVQLRQACETAALLGYAVEPDARVVTKKRTGESEMLIWRVDDTRPMPATTWRSVHTMLSLMLSVAAADGVVGADEVSVVASFIEELFVMDDLMRSRVEALRHLITRGPAKAGAIAKTLQTSRTRDELLKIGRVLVAVAGADGVISDNEHASLRTLYKGLGLTPAELSAAVIASGAQLANDVPVSVQPAEAPAPGQLIPPPRTTKGPALDSKAIAAILAETREVAALLSAVLDSDDDESPAPTVAAAPGAPAPTAMAAPAAEGMFATLDLRYQTIVQQPITKPHWSSAEVRTIATGAKLMPGAIVETVNAWSDDQLGDYLIDESDGWQIRAELLERATA, from the coding sequence GTGGACACCCTCATCCAACGGGCCCGGCGACTCGAGCAGTACCACGTGGTCAAGGCCGGGGAGTTGGTCGCGCTTGGAGGTACGCGCCCTCCCGCGAGCGTCAGCGCGGTGCAGCTGCGGCAGGCCTGTGAAACCGCAGCGTTGCTGGGGTACGCGGTCGAACCCGACGCGCGCGTCGTCACCAAGAAGCGGACCGGCGAGAGCGAGATGCTGATCTGGCGCGTCGATGACACACGGCCAATGCCGGCAACCACATGGCGATCGGTCCACACGATGCTGTCGCTGATGCTGTCCGTCGCCGCGGCCGATGGTGTGGTCGGGGCCGACGAGGTTAGCGTCGTCGCGTCCTTCATCGAGGAGCTGTTCGTGATGGATGACCTGATGCGCAGTCGTGTCGAGGCGTTGCGACACCTGATCACCCGTGGGCCGGCCAAGGCTGGCGCGATCGCTAAAACGTTGCAGACATCGCGCACCCGCGACGAGTTGCTCAAGATCGGCCGGGTCCTGGTTGCTGTGGCCGGAGCCGACGGCGTGATCTCTGACAACGAGCATGCGTCGTTGCGCACCCTCTACAAAGGCCTCGGTCTGACGCCGGCCGAGCTCTCAGCGGCGGTGATCGCCTCGGGGGCTCAGCTGGCGAACGACGTGCCGGTTTCGGTTCAGCCGGCCGAAGCGCCTGCACCGGGCCAGCTGATCCCTCCCCCGCGCACAACTAAGGGCCCAGCGCTCGACAGCAAGGCGATCGCCGCCATCCTCGCCGAGACGCGCGAGGTCGCCGCGCTGTTGTCGGCGGTGCTCGACAGCGACGACGATGAGAGCCCGGCGCCCACCGTGGCGGCCGCGCCGGGCGCGCCGGCGCCGACGGCAATGGCGGCGCCGGCGGCAGAGGGTATGTTCGCGACCCTCGACCTGCGCTACCAGACCATCGTGCAGCAACCGATCACGAAGCCGCACTGGTCGAGCGCCGAGGTTCGGACCATCGCGACCGGCGCCAAGCTGATGCCCGGCGCCATCGTCGAGACCGTCAACGCCTGGTCCGACGATCAACTCGGTGACTACCTCATCGACGAGAGCGACGGCTGGCAAATAAGGGCTGAGCTGCTGGAGAGGGCCACCGCATGA